Proteins encoded within one genomic window of Rhinolophus sinicus isolate RSC01 linkage group LG05, ASM3656204v1, whole genome shotgun sequence:
- the NMBR gene encoding neuromedin-B receptor, translating to MPPQSLCNLSQTAGANQSGVSPGVSDRDFLPAPDGTTAEFVIRCVIPSLYLLIITVGLLGNIMLVKIFITNSAMRSVPNIFISNLAAGDMLLLLTCVPVDASRYFFDEWMFGKVGCKLIPVIQLTSVGVSVFTLTALSADRYRAIVNPMDIQMSGAVLWTCVKALGIWVVSVLLAVPEAVFSEVVRIDNLDNGSFTACVPYPQTDELHPKIHSVLVFLVYFLIPLAIISVYYYHIAKTLIKSVHNLPGEYNEHTKKQMETRKRLAKIVLVFVGCFVFCWFPNHILYMYRSFNYNQIDPSLGHMIVTLVARVLSFCNSCVNPFALYLLSESFRRHFNSQLFCGRKSYAERSTSYLVSSSAVRMTSLKNNAKKAVTNSVLLNGHSMKQEMAL from the exons ATGCCCCCCCAGTCTCTTTGCAACCTCTCCCAGACCGCCGGCGCGAATCAGAGCGGTGTCTCTCCCGGGGTGTCGGACAGGGATTTCCTGCCCGCCCCCGACGGGACCACCGCCGAGTTTGTGATCCGCTGTGTGATCCCGTCCCTCTACCTGCTCATCATCACGGTGGGCTTGCTGGGCAATATCATGCTGGTGAAGATCTTCATCACCAACAGCGCCATGAGGAGCGTCCCCAACATCTTCATCTCCAACTTGGCGGCTGGGGACATGCTGCTGCTGCTCACCTGTGTCCCAGTGGATGCCTCGCGCTACTTCTTCGACGAGTGGATGTTCGGGAAGGTGGGCTGCAAACTGATTCCTGTCATCCAGCTCACCTCCGTGGGGGTGTCTGTATTTACTCTCACTGCCCTCAGCGCCGACAG GTACAGAGCCATTGTAAATCCCATGGACATCCAGATGTCAGGGGCGGTGCTGTGGACCTGTGTGAAGGCCCTCGGCATCTGGGTAGTTTCTGTGCTGCTGGCTGTTCCTGAAGCAGTGTTTTCAGAGGTGGTGCGCATTGATAACTTGGATAATGGCAGCTTCACAGCGTGCGTACCCTACCCTCAGACTGATGAATTACATCCAAAGATTCATTCAGTGCTCGTCTTCTTGGTCTATTTCCTCATACCCCTTGCTATTATTAGtgtttattattatcatattGCAAAGACATTAATTAAAAGTGTACATAATCTTCCTGGAGAATACAATGAACATACCAAAAAGCAG ATGGAAACACGGAAACGCCTGGCAAAAATTGTGCTGGTTTTTGTGGGCTGCTTTGTCTTCTGTTGGTTTCCAAATCACATCCTCTACATGTATAGGTCTTTCAACTACAACCAGATTGACCCATCTCTAGGCCATATGATTGTCACTTTAGTTGCTCGGGTTCTGAGCTTTTGCAATTCTTGTGTCAATCCATTTGCTCTTTACCTACTCAGCGAAAGCTTCAGGAGGCATTTCAATAGCCAACTCTTTTGTGGGAGGAAGTCCTATGCGGAGAGATCAACCAGCTACTTAGTCAGCTCTTCTGCAGTGCGTATGACATCTCTGAAAAACAACGCTAAGAAGGCAGTGACCAATTCTGTTTTACTAAATGGGCATAGCATGAAGCAGGAAATGGCACTGTGA